From one Plasmodium yoelii strain 17X genome assembly, chromosome: 12 genomic stretch:
- a CDS encoding protein transport protein SEC22, putative has protein sequence MCDAVLLCRVSDGLTLVETNSETKNMSHKFELKKLCKKLETFPKLSTIASNQFNYHFLIDNGIAYIAVFPLSYPKKLAFLFLNDICKQFNEELMIQYGTHSIDYRSIIETIEKPYSFIKFDRKITKIKQEYKDPRSNIAIKKLNESLNEVSNIMRRNIDDILLRGENLEDVGRKAFNLKYESEKFKKASRILSLRYTMYQYGIAICVILFFFLIIVFKNYF, from the exons ATGTGTGATGCAGTGTTGCTATGTAGAGTTAGTGATGGACTGACTTTAGTTGAAACAAACAGTGAGACAAAAAATATGTCTCATAAATTCGAATTAAAGAAGTTATGTAAAAAGTTAGAAACATTTCCTAAATTATCAACTATAGCATCAAATCAATTTAATTATCa ttttttaaTCGACAATGGAATAGCATATATAGCAGTTTTTCCTTTATCCTATCCCAAAAAATTagcctttttatttttgaatgATATTTGTAAACAATTTAATGAag aATTGATGATACAATATGGAACACATTCAATAGATTATAGATCAATTATTGAAACTATAGAAAAACCGTattcttttataaaattcG ATagaaaaattacaaaaataaaacaagagTATAAAGATCCTCGATCTAATATcgcaataaaaaaattaaatgaaagtTTGAATGAAGTCAGTAACATTATGAGAAGAAATATAGATGACATACTTTTGAGAGGAGAAAATTTAGAag aTGTTGGAAGGAAAGCTTTCAATTTGAAATACGAGTCCGAAAAG ttcAAAAAAGCCTCAAGGATTTTAAGTTTGAGATATACTATGTATCAATATGGGATTGCGATTTGtgtaattctttttttttttttaattatagtttttaaaaattatttttaa